The Drosophila nasuta strain 15112-1781.00 chromosome 2R, ASM2355853v1, whole genome shotgun sequence genome segment ACCCTGCATCAAACATCAACGAATATCTCCAGAGGGACGCGTCAAAGGTTAAATCTTAGCCAAGTTGATCCAAAGTAAGTAacataatgtaaataattatttaataaataattaataatgatTTCCACGCACTAGAACCTATGCAGACGTGCACAGCAGCGGTTTGGCCTCCCGCATTGTGAAATACCATATGGAGAGTCGAGGAGGTCTGCAACGAAGCATGTCCTTTAACCATATACATCAGCCAATTATACAGCCTCGACGCAGCAGCATCGCTACATCGCCTCTCAGCCATAAGCCCAGTCTGCCGTCATTATCAATGACACGAATAGCTCCACCAGAGCGCAGTTTTTATTGCGGCAACACTCTGCCCAGTTTATTGCGTTCGAATTCGTTGTTGGGAATCGAGAAGTGCAGTGATCCGCTTTCACGCGAAAATCGTCCCATTCTGCATCCGCAGCCGTTGGAACACGAAAACGAACCCACACGCAGCGTCCTGGAGGAGTTAAAGGAGATATCGCGTAAGCGTATTAATAGTGACGTAAGTCAACCAATTTCGAGTGCAAGTTCCAGCGGTTTAATTAGCCACAAATGTTTACAGGATATTCAACAAAATGAGTACAACACCAAAAAGAGTTGTAATCGCGTTGTAGACTTTGTCGATCATCATAATATGCATTCACATCCTTATCCACATTCACAACCGTTGTCGGCGCTGCAAACGCCAACTGGAGTTAAACGACATCGTGAATTGAGTGTCGCGGTGCCTTTGCGTATGCATCATTCACCAATAGTTCTCCCACTGCAGCACCAccatctgcagcagcagcaacagcaacatctgcAAAACCAccaactacagcagcagcaacagcaaaatcaACTTCATATGAAATATGGaggtagcaacaacaaccactcgCCGCAGCAATCGCCGGAACAGATAGCAAAGCGTCGCAATTGCAGTTACAGCAACGATATTAGCAGTTCGCTGAGCTCCAGTAAGCTGCATAGCAATAAGAGAAAACTCTACGATATGCGTGAGAAAGTGCGCTTGGACACTGGCAACACAAGATTCGCGACAAGCTGTGGCAGCAGATCGCCTGACAATTCGCCCACACAACATGCAGCCAAAATACAGCGTCGGCAGCCAATGGCAGCCGATTTACGGCTGGAGCATTTAACAAAGTCACAGAGTACACCTATTACAACTTTGCCAGCAACGTCAGCACAGCGTGCGGTCTCGGCGCCGATTTTGCCACAAGCAATAATCCAGGAAAAAACGGAGACGGTAGCGACAGCATCACCGAGGCCAAAACTGACATTGTTCAACACGCAGCAGCTACAATGCAAGCAACCGGAGCGCACAGTTGGTGCAGAGAGTCTTGATACCGATGTGGATGCTGGTGAATATGCGGGCATACATTTCGTTAAACCTAAGCAACAGAATTCATTCAATGGTATCAAGAATTCCCATGTGGAGCGaacacaaaaaaccaaattggCACTTATGTTAAGCAGCTTAAAAGGGGAAATTTATCAAAACGATGCGGAGTCAGAGACGCGACTAAGTGATGAACCAGATGCAAAGCAACTACAGCCGATAgtgacgacgacaacagcggcaacaCTTGTTGTGACAACAGTAACGGCAACAACGCCAACGATAACAGGGACATCATCGGAaaaaacaacttcaacaacattaacaacatcagcatcagatGCAACAATTACGAAGCCAGCAGATGCAAAAATAGCAATTTCTGCATCCACAGTAACAACAataccaacaactacagcagcagaaacagtaATACCAACAACAAAGTCAGTTATATTAAGCATGACGACCATAACGCCTGCATCGAGCACAGCGCAAACATCAAACAATAgcttaaatttgatttcattcaaCAACTCGGCGACCACCACAAAACCCTTACCACCAGCTAACAGCGAAGTGTCATCAAATCTGAAAGCAAATAGCAGTTCTGTTCTAAGTGGACTTAAGCTGACAACAAATACGACCAATGCCGCAACTGCACCCATCACATTTGATAGTCCAAAGACAGCAGATACAACGAATCAAAACGAAGCTGCCTCGATAAAAAAGTCGATAGCTCCAACTGTGCCTGTATTAACAAGCACCACAACAAGCACAGGAGTATTCTCGTTTGGTAATACGACAGTCACAGCTGCAACAACGACTAATGCTTCTGCAGTGAGTGTGACAACGTCACCAATCACATCACCAACGTTTACATTTTGTAACGCTACAACACCAGCAGCTTCTGCGGCAACAGCAGTaccaacaactgcaactgatgCGTCAGCTAAATCTTTAATGTTTACTTTTGGCAGTGCTGCACCAACAAAGTCAACAATGGTAGCAGACTCGACAACCAccaataaaacaacaacattctcATTTGGCAAtattagcaacaacaaagctgtGCCAGCGTTTAAAATGGATAATTGGGCTCCAAAGCCTTTGGAAACGGTGTCTGACAGTAGCCAGAATTTAGACAATACTTTTAAGGCCCCGACATCAACAGCTGCTCCAACAAACATACAGAACACTACGGCAGCAAGCAAAGCTTTTAGTTTTGGCACCAATACGAGCACGACCACAGCCAGTGTTGCTGGGGCAATTGTACCAACAGGTACACCAATTTTTGGCCAGGCAGTGGCAACGCCTTCATTTAGTTTTAACAGTgctacaacagcaactacaacagctCCACTGGCTGCGTCAACTTCTTCTAATAACAGTCCGGGTATATTCACCTTTGCAGCAAGTGGAACTGGAGGCACTCCAGCAGTTGTGAAGCCTGTGGCAAAGGCCACACCATTTTCATTGCCCACTAGCAATAAAACCAATGTATTCAGCTTTGGCGGAGGGACTGGAGGAATCACGACGAAGACTTCAGGAACAGCTACAGCATCGAGCAGCTTAAATTTTAGTGCTACGCCAACTGCTCCACCAGCAGCGAATAAAAACAGCTTTAGTTTCAATGCCACGCCCAAGCAGACCCCCATATTTGGCAGCGGCACAACGGAGAATGCAACTGCAGCTAAACCATTTACATTTGGCGGTACCGCTGCCGCAACGGAGCAACAGCCGCAGTCAACAGTAGCAGCGGCGCctggaggcggaggcggaggttTCTCTTTTGCCGCTGTAGCTCAGAAAAATGAATCCGTCAATTTGTTTGGCACACTGGCAGCCACAAGCGTTGTTAATCCGAGTTTTAATTTTGGCGGCAATCCCGCTCCCTCAATGACATCAACAGGAACAACCGCACCAGCACCTGCTGCATTTGGGGGCTTTGCAACACCAGCGGCGCCTGTTAGCAAACCGTTTACATTTGGGGCAGGTCCGCCAGCAAGTGATGCCGCCTCACCCATGGGAGGTAATCTATTTGCAAGTGCTGTAGCCGctacacagcaacaacaaaacaagcCAGGTGGTTTCTTCTCGACAACAAACAATAGTAATGGCGTTGCGCCAGCACCGGCAAATGCTAATGctccatttgcatttggagGTGCCACATCTCTGCCTCAGATGAACAGCACCCCCAAACCGTTTGCATTCGGTGCCACTTCAGCCACGACACCAACTCCAAATATTTTTGCCAGTCCCACCCCAGCTCCCACACACGGTGGACCAGCATTTAATTTCGGTAGCACAACGTCACCAGTTCCAGGAAACACACCTAGGCCCGATATGCATGGAGGCCCCACGGCACAGCAAGTGAACAGCGGTAATGTATTCGCATTGCCTAACACACCGGAAAGTCGACCAATAAGACGCGCCACAAGGCGTCTCCAGAAGTAGGAACTTCATCTGGAGAATCtttagcatttaaaattaagataaaagaccaattgaattgaatatgaatatgaatgtaACACTcaattatacatatgtttacAGCTAtagattattatatttacattctaaataaattgtcaGCAATTTGTAATcagatttaataaattgaGAAGTTAATAAGCTCAAGTATTTTTCgtgcatatttatttgtccGTAATGTACATATGctgtatttaattgtttcttGTCACGCGTTTTTTGGGTTCTGCATAACCGGTACAATCGTTGTTAAATTCGCAAAATGAGCCAGCTACATGaatttcaaaagtttttatatCGTTTGCATGGAACAATCCTGCAAATGTGAAATTATATTCGGGCAAGTAATATGGCAAATAGTTTCCATCGAATTTCATGTCATACAATACATAAGTGGTGTTCTGGAAAAGATTAGGAATGAGAATGTGTTTTCTTGTTCTCAACCCGAAACTTACTCGTAAGAATGGACATTTTTTGGGaagatttttctttgtttgcaGAATTCCCTTGTACAGAAATGTTACCAAGTTTTGTCTTTTATTGCTACCCAACATTTGGCAAATATCCAGACGTATACCGTTTAATCTCATCACCTTGTTTCGCCcgtgaataaataaatttagttccGAAATTCCTACCAAACTGTTTACATCGGTTTTGTTTGACGTTATTTCAAGATTAATTGTGCTTTTGTTCTCCAAGTAACAGTTAATTTTCGTCAAAATATTACTGTTAACTGCACATCCAATATTCGTAAAAATGATTTTctatgcaaaaaaaagtgaagaaagGTTGTATTTTAATCTAATCCAAGTACCCACCTTTTCGGCATGACTAATTATTGCCGTGCAAAGCAATATATTCCAGATCAATCGCGtttgtttcatttctttaTGTCAACACTAGTAACCATTATAGAAAAAAATCCACTTCTATTTATACCTATTCGCATATCAACATAGTTAtacaattaaagttttttagGAAAATTTATTGATGGTTACtcagataaataaattattcgaACAATTTAACATAAACTGAATCAATTTAgactgaaaataaaatttccaaccgttttatatatttccaaTGGATGatcataaaattgaaaacaatcgTAATCTTCTTACAAAATATTCAAGATTTAGAAATTAAACCTATTCAATGGTTTATTCTGctgaaaaacaataaatgttgttGGTATTTATGTACAAAAAGGCTCTGCTGGAATATATATGTCGTGATTAAATGCGAGTAAcacataaaaatagttttattcAGATTAATCGTACTCTTTATTGAAGAACATTCCCAAATATCCCAACGAATCTAAGGTCGATGTAtgattttcttcttttatttaaaattttcatatCATTTTCAACCCCCAACTTCAGCTCAAACTCGATTTCCATTCATTCCATTTATAAGTATAAGGTGTGTTCTTGcgaaattttgtatataatttttcggattttgttaaattaactTTTGACAAAATTGATGTTTCctttttcgtattttaaaaatgtaataactttaaatttaaattaattataaatgtatatggacgtgtatgtgtgtgtactgtGCTTGTGTGAGtgttatacataaaataaacgTAAGTGTAAAGCAAAATTGTACAAGGCTTTATGGGGACGACAACATAAAACGTAAATTGTTAAGTGTATATATATGagatagataaataaattactcttatcgatttattatttttaaagcggtgtaagaatatacatatgtaaatgtatatataaaagttCAAGAGATTCCTctgttaaaaaaattttgttgtaaacAAAAAGGATAAAAAGACAGTAAATAATCTAGGACTCAAGGTATGCAAAAATGTACGTACATTGGAATCTTGCGCGTAATAAGTTaataatgtattattatacgtctgtttgttaaatattaatcATGCCACATATGCTAATAAGTATTTAAGAGtcgtaattaaattgtatgtaatttgttttatatttatatgtagtaGTATTTATGTAATGCATATTTTCACAAGTGTTTTCTTCTTATCCATTTTGTATTGTTTCTTTCATTTCAAGGACTAATCGAAGAAAAGatgatttattttctttacatcgattttaatttatttttttaatttttctctcATTTTGATTAGATAtagaaatgtaaaatgtaactaaatttaactaatttgatttatatattttgcagttgttcttgttgttataCAGCAACTTGTTGAAcaagtttttattgttgctgtgttgcttgAGCTACAAACagaaaatgatttaaaagaaaaacaatatattaacaattttgtaaaaCGAAATTGCACCTGGTGTCAAGGACTACAAGTGCCCTGCAGTTTGGCGCTCATATGTATCCGTATTCTGTAACataaaaatctatatatatatttaatatatatacctatatatatttaatgtatcagagaaagagaaaatgaaataaatctaTACAATGAGGGAAGTAAAGT includes the following:
- the LOC132785587 gene encoding mucin-5AC; translation: MDHRFSLSINSARLSNPIADSTWIDGQSTLSRPTICQLSPKHRSNSSVCLNGSYANEAPQNNTLHQTSTNISRGTRQRLNLSQVDPKTYADVHSSGLASRIVKYHMESRGGLQRSMSFNHIHQPIIQPRRSSIATSPLSHKPSLPSLSMTRIAPPERSFYCGNTLPSLLRSNSLLGIEKCSDPLSRENRPILHPQPLEHENEPTRSVLEELKEISRKRINSDDIQQNEYNTKKSCNRVVDFVDHHNMHSHPYPHSQPLSALQTPTGVKRHRELSVAVPLRMHHSPIVLPLQHHHLQQQQQQHLQNHQLQQQQQQNQLHMKYGGSNNNHSPQQSPEQIAKRRNCSYSNDISSSLSSSKLHSNKRKLYDMREKVRLDTGNTRFATSCGSRSPDNSPTQHAAKIQRRQPMAADLRLEHLTKSQSTPITTLPATSAQRAVSAPILPQAIIQEKTETVATASPRPKLTLFNTQQLQCKQPERTVGAESLDTDVDAGEYAGIHFVKPKQQNSFNGIKNSHVERTQKTKLALMLSSLKGEIYQNDAESETRLSDEPDAKQLQPIVTTTTAATLVVTTVTATTPTITGTSSEKTTSTTLTTSASDATITKPADAKIAISASTVTTIPTTTAAETVIPTTKSVILSMTTITPASSTAQTSNNSLNLISFNNSATTTKPLPPANSEVSSNLKANSSSVLSGLKLTTNTTNAATAPITFDSPKTADTTNQNEAASIKKSIAPTVPVLTSTTTSTGVFSFGNTTVTAATTTNASAVSVTTSPITSPTFTFCNATTPAASAATAVPTTATDASAKSLMFTFGSAAPTKSTMVADSTTTNKTTTFSFGNISNNKAVPAFKMDNWAPKPLETVSDSSQNLDNTFKAPTSTAAPTNIQNTTAASKAFSFGTNTSTTTASVAGAIVPTGTPIFGQAVATPSFSFNSATTATTTAPLAASTSSNNSPGIFTFAASGTGGTPAVVKPVAKATPFSLPTSNKTNVFSFGGGTGGITTKTSGTATASSSLNFSATPTAPPAANKNSFSFNATPKQTPIFGSGTTENATAAKPFTFGGTAAATEQQPQSTVAAAPGGGGGGFSFAAVAQKNESVNLFGTLAATSVVNPSFNFGGNPAPSMTSTGTTAPAPAAFGGFATPAAPVSKPFTFGAGPPASDAASPMGGNLFASAVAATQQQQNKPGGFFSTTNNSNGVAPAPANANAPFAFGGATSLPQMNSTPKPFAFGATSATTPTPNIFASPTPAPTHGGPAFNFGSTTSPVPGNTPRPDMHGGPTAQQVNSGNVFALPNTPESRPIRRATRRLQK
- the LOC132785605 gene encoding uncharacterized protein LOC132785605, with the translated sequence MKQTRLIWNILLCTAIISHAEKKIIFTNIGCAVNSNILTKINCYLENKSTINLEITSNKTDVNSLVGISELNLFIHGRNKVMRLNGIRLDICQMLGSNKRQNLVTFLYKGILQTKKNLPKKCPFLRNTTYVLYDMKFDGNYLPYYLPEYNFTFAGLFHANDIKTFEIHVAGSFCEFNNDCTGYAEPKKRVTRNN